A window from Primulina huaijiensis isolate GDHJ02 chromosome 11, ASM1229523v2, whole genome shotgun sequence encodes these proteins:
- the LOC140988505 gene encoding auxin-responsive protein SAUR71-like — MVRGAAVPLNIXLSKVADSSSYCLLRTQSKEASRAGSCRRRNGGVPEGHFPVYVGDEMERFVVSADLLNHPIFLQLLDNSAQEYGYEQQGVLRIPCHVFLFERVLEALRIGGESCDLQELLQSLSDDQW; from the exons atgg TACGCGGAGCTGCTGTACCTCTAAATATTANATTATCGAAGGTTGCCGATTCCTCGAGCTATTGTCTGCTGCGGACTCAATCGAAGGAGGCGTCCCGCGCAGGATCGTGCCGAAGAAGGAACGGGGGTGTTCCGGAGGGGCATTTCCCGGTATACGTGGGCGATGAGATGGAGAGATTTGTGGTGAGCGCAGATTTGTTGAATCACCCCATCTTTTTGCAGCTGCTGGATAACTCGGCGCAGGAGTACGGGTACGAGCAGCAAGGCGTTCTCCGGATCCCCTGCCACGTGTTCCTCTTCGAACGAGTGCTCGAGGCGCTCCGCATCGGCGGCGAGTCGTGCGATCTTCAGGAGCTGCTGCAATCGCTGTCGGACGATCAGTGGTAG